TCGCCTCGGCGCTGGGGCTGGTATTGAGCTTTGGCGTCAGTGCCAAAGAGAAGTTGACCGTGTTTGCGGCCGCGTCATTGACCAACGCGTTGACAGATATTGGTCAGAATTTTGATAAAGCACACGGGAGCGAAACCGTCTTTTCGTTTGCCTCTTCCTCAACATTAGCCCGGCAAATCGCGGAAGGCGCTCCGGCAGAATTGTTTTTATCTGCTAATCAGAAATGGATGGACTATCTGGTTGATAACAAGGCCGTTGACAGCAGCAGTCGGGTAACCTTGTTGCACAATGCCCTGGTGCTGATCGCTCCCAAAACCAGTGCTGCAAAGGACGTAACCATTTCTGCATCTTGGGACCTGAAAGCCGCCGTGGCGGACAGCCGTTTAGCCGTAGGCGATCCTGACCATGTGCCAGCCGGACGTTATGCCAAACAGTCGCTGGAAAATCTGGGATTGTGGCCGCAGGCAGAACCGCTATTGGCGCGCGCTAACAACGTGAGAGCGGCGCTGGCACTGGTGGAACGTGGAGAAGCACAGCTAGGCATTGTCTATGCCACTGACGCGCTGATTTCTAAAGATGTGAAGACTCTAGGCGTATTCCCCGAAAGCAGTCACAAACCGATCAGTTATCCGTTAGCGTTGGTAAGCAGTAAACCCAGCGCTACCGCAAAAGCATTTTATGACTACCTGCAAACTGATGCGGCCAAAGCAGTTTTTGTTAAGTACGGTTTTGTTATCAAGTAAAGGATATTGAGCCTTGGCGTTACTGACAGAGTATGAAGTCGCCGCTTTATTATTAAGCCTGAAAGTCTCGCTGACAGCGGTTTGTTGCAGTCTGCCAGCGGGGATTTTGATTGCTTGGGTGCTGGCGCGCTTCGATTTTCCCGGTAAATCGCTATTGGACGGCGTGATCCATCTGCCTTTGGTGCTGCCGCCGGTGGTCGTCGGGTATCTGTTGTTGATCTCCATGGGACGCTCGGGCTGGCTTGGTCACTGGCTGTATGAAACCTTTGGCATCAGTTTCGCCTTTAGCTGGCGCGGTGCGGCATTGGCGGCAGCCGTGGTTTCGTTTCCCTTGATGGTACGCGCAATACGACAAGCGTTTGAGGCTGTAGATACTCGACTGGAACAAGCCGCTCGCACCTTGGGCGCCGGACGGTTAAGGGTGTTTTTTACCATTAGCCTACCATTGACAGCGCCGGGGATCGTTTCCGGTATGGTATTGGCTTTCGCCCGCAGTCTTGGCGAATTCGGTTCGACCATCACCTTTGTGTCTAATATCCCGGGAGAAACGCGTACGCTGCCATTGGCGATGTATTCGTTTATTGAAACCCCGGGTGCTGAAGCGCAAGCCGGACGCCTGTGTGTTATCGCCATCATTATCTCACTGTTATCGTTGGTAGCGTCACAATGGCTGGGTAAAAAAGCCCAACAGAGGGCACACGGACAATGCTAACTATCAAGGTAAAGCGGCAGTTGGGCGAAACACTGCTGGATGTGGACGTGGCCTTGCCATTACAGGGCGTCAGTGCGGTGTTTGGTCGCAGTGGTGCGGGTAAAACCTCATTAGTGAATATCTTAGGTGGGTTAGCTGCGCCGGACAGCGGTGAAGTCAGACTCGGGGAGCGCTGGCTTTACCATTCCGGCAAACATATCAATTTACGACCCGAACAACGCAATGCGGGATTTGTCTTCCAAGATGCCCGGTTGTTTCCGCATTATCGGGTGCGTGGCAATCTCAATTATGGTCGTAAAGGCAATAAATCGGTGGCGCAGTTTGACGCCGTGGTGCAACTGTTAGGATTGGAGCATTTGCTGGAGCGCTATCCAACAAGCCTGTCCGGGGGAGAAAAGCAGCGTGTGGCAATCGGCCGTGCGCTGCTGACTAATCCGGAGATTCTGCTGATGGACGAACCGTTGGCATCGCTGGATCTACCGCGCAAACGCGAGTTGTTACCCTACCTGCAACGATTGACGCGAGAGCTGAAATTGCCAATCGTCTATGTCAGTCACAGCCTGGATGAAATTCTGCAACTGGCGGATTACATGCTGGTGATCGACAAAGGTAAAACGGTGATCAGTGGCCCATTAGAAACTGTCTGGGACAGTGATGAATTGCGGCCTTGGCTGAGTCAGCAGGAGCAAAGTTCACTGCTGCTGGCGACGGTAGCAGAAACGCATGCAGATTACGCCATGACCCGATTACAGCTGGACAATGGTGCTAGCCTCTGGGTGAGCCAGACGCATCGGGAACCCGGCGAACGGATCCGGGTACGGGTACATAGCAATCAGGTGTCCGTGTGCACCACCATGCCGGTGGGAAGCAGTATTCGTAATATCCTGCCGGTCACCGTTGCACAGATTAATACTACGGCCAACAGCGATTACGTGCAGCTGCGTTTGTCGCTATCCAATATGCCGTTGTGGGCCAACATTACCCGCTGGTCGCTGGATGAGTTGGCTCTCAAGCCGGGGACCGAATTGTTTGCACAAATCAAAGGGGTCAGCCTTACCGAGGCTGATATTGCCCATTCGTAATTTTTTAAGCATTAAAATCTGCATAAAATTAATGAACTTGACGCGGCTATCTTAAATTCCTGTTACAAAGTATCGGGTGGCTTTTTGCGGGTTAACTCGCTAAATTTTGGCCGGACTTTCCACTTTTCGGTTACTATGGTGCAAAATCAGGCCATACGCCGCGTAGCGGCTTTCCGTTTGCTTTAAGGAACACTCGCATGGGACAAGAAACTTCCAAGATTCTGGTGGTTGACGATGATATGAGGCTAAGAGCCTTATTGGAGCGTTATCTGGTAGAGCAAGGGTTCCAGGTGCGCAGTGCTGCCAATGCTGAACAGATGGATCGGTTGCTGGAGCGGGAAAATTTTCACCTGCTAGTGCTGGATTTGATGTTGCCCGGCGAAGACGGCCTGTCGATTTGCCGCCGTTTGCGCCAGCAAGGCAGTGTGTTGCCAATCGTGATGCTGACCGCCAAAGGTGATGAAGTTGACCGAATTATCGGCCTTGAACTCGGTGCCGATGATTACCTGCCCAAGCCCTTCAATCCGCGTGAATTATTAGCGCGTATCAAAGCGGTCATGCGCCGTCAGACGCAGGACATCCCCGGTGCGCCATCACAACAGGAAGAGTTAGTCGAATTTGGCGAATTCAGCCTGAATCTTGCGACTCGCGAGATGTACCACAATGATGAGTCTATCGCGTTGACCAGCGGCGAATTCGCCGTTTTGAAAGTATTAGTGACTCATCCGCGAGAACCTTTATCCCGCGATAAACTGATGAATCTGGCACGTGGTCGTGATTATTCTGCGCTGGAACGGTCCATTGACGTTCAGGTGTCGCGTCTGCGCCGTTTGATTGAAAAAGACCCAGCCAATCCACGCTATATCCAGACGGTCTGGGGACTGGGATATGTCTTCGTGCCGGATGGTGCGCAACGGAAATGAAACTTCGCTGGTGGCAGCGGCTGCTGCCGCGTAGCGCCTTCAGCCAGACGGTGATGCTGATAGGCTGCCTGCTGTTGATCAATCAGTTGGTGTCCTATCTGACGGTTACGGTCTATTTCATCAAGCCCAGTTACCAGCAAATCAACCAGTTGATTGCGCGGCAGATCAATCTGTTGTTTGCCGATGGTGTCGATATCGGTCGTGAGCATTTGACCATGGTTGATGCCTTGAATGCCAAAGTGCATAGCGACGAGATGCAGGTTTATAACCAGCAGCAGGCGCGTGCAGCCGGAATTGAACACACGACCTATTACGGCTTTCTGTCGAGCCAGATGTCCCAATATCTGGGCGGCGATGCTGAAGTAAGGATCTCGCAGCATGATAGAGGCTTGCAGATCTGGATCCGACCACCGCAGGCGCCCTCAGTGTGGATTAAGGTGCCACTTAATAGCTGGAATGAAAACGCGCTCTCGCCCCTAAATCTGTATCTGCTGGTAATTGGTGCCTTGAGTGTCGCCGGTGGTTGGTGGTTTGCCCGCCAGCAAAACCGCCCATTGCGACGTTTGCAGAAGGCTGCCGTAGCCGTATCCCGCGGCGACTTCCCCGAACCGTTACCGCTGACCGGATCATCGGAAATTATCGAAGTCACCAGCACCTTTAACCAGATGGCGCAGAGTATGCGGCAGTTGGAACAGGACCGGGCGCTGTTGATGGCCGGGATTTCACACGATCTGCGTACGCCGTTAACTCGCATCCGTTTGGCCTCGGAGATGATGGCACCGGAAGATGCCTACCTGCAGGAAGGGATCATCAAAGATATTGAGGATATGGATGCCATCATCAACCAATTCATTGCTTACATCCGTCAGGATCAGCAGGCGCATGAACCGGCACAGATTAATCAGCTGATTGAAGACCTAGTGCAACTTGAAGGTAAACGTACTGAAGGGATTGAGATGGTATTAAGTCCCGATTGCCCGGTCATCAATATTAACGTGATTGCCATAAAACGGGTATTGGCCAATCTGGTGGAAAATGCGCGCCGTTACGGTAATGGCTGGATCCGCATCTCATCCGGCTGGGATCGGGATTGGGTACGCTTCTGCGTGGAAGACAACGGCCCGGGCATTTTGCCGGAACAGGTTAAAACGTTGTTTCAACCTTTTACCCAAGGTGACAGCGCACGTGGCAGTGTCGGCTCCGGACTCGGCTTGGCCATTATCAAGCGGATCATTGAACGCCATCAGGGGCAGATAATACTGGATAATCGCCGTGAAGGTGGCTTGCGCGCCACCATCAGATTACCGCGAGACTAATTACAGTGCCGCCAGAATGGTGCGCGCATCGCTGACTTTAAACACTTTGGGCTCATCGACATTCAGCAGTGTCACCACGCCATCGTCTACGATCATGGCGTAGCGACGCGAGCGTATGCCACCGAAATGACCAGTATCAAAATGCAGACCCAATGCCGTTGTAAATGCGGCATCGCCATCAGCGGCCATCATAATTTCTGTGGCATTTTGCGTTTCACCCCAGGCTTTCATCACAAATGCATCATTGACCGCAAGGCAGATGATTAAATCGACGCCTTTGGCTTTTATCTCATCTGCCAGTGCCACAAAGCCGGGTAGGTGGGCATTAGAACAGGTGGGGGTGAAGGCGCCTGGGACGGCAAACATGACCACTTTTTTCTTGGCAAACAGCTCTCGGATCTGATGTTCGACGACACCTTCTGCGGTAAGTTCGCTGAGCTTGCCTTCTGGTAAACGCTGACCTTGAGTAATCATATCGAGAGTCCTTGTTAAGTGATTGAATTTATGCAGACAGCCGTCTTCTGAATGGCAACCGACACAACAGCCAAATGAGACTGAGCAGCGCTTCAGTCAGCATCGCCAGCAGTAACCCGGACACCAGTCCAAAAGCCATCGCATCGGGTTTCAGTAACACATTGTGGCTATAGTGTTGCCAAACTTCTTGGCGGATATCGGGTAATGGGTGTAACAAGATTTCAGTATATGGCGTGTAAATCGCTTTATTGAAACGTTGCCAGGCATCCTGTAACACGTATTGACGTTGTGCCATCGTACTCACATTATTACCGCCAGCACTGAATATCGGGTCTGGACTGGCAGCGTAATGAGCGATGAGCTGTTCGAGGTTGCCGCCGAAATAGCGATCGGCATCCTGTTGAAAGCCTGCTAGCTGCTGTTTTGCTTCGGCCAAGTGTGCCTGCAGACTTTTGCCATATTGATCAACAAAACCTGGCACCTGTAGTCCGGCTAAAGTTCCTGTGAAGAACAGCAGCAGGCGCAGATAATCTCGTAGCATTTTCAGCATTATCACCTCCATACCCGCAGATGGTTAAATCATGGCGGCTTTTACATATACGTCAAAACGATTTTTCTTACAGGCCATCACCAGTGTGGGCACTTTCCCTGCAAGATCTTCTGCATAATCAGGCCGTTTAACGACTACGCGTTTGCTTGCCAAGGCTAATGCGGGCTCGAGTAGCTGTGCCGCATCGTCATCGGCACCGACTAATTGCTGAAATACCCGCATCTCCTTTTTCACCAGCGCTGATTTGTCGCGATGTGGATACATGGGGTCGAGATACACCACTTCAATTGCTAATTGCGGCAAGGCTTCACTCATCAGGGTGGTGCCCCAAGGAAGCAACTGCATCCGCTGCTGCATCCACTCGCCAATTTCGGCATCTGCATAAGCACGGCGTAAGCCATCTGCCAATAATGCGGCCACTACCGGGTGTCGTTCAATCATCCACACTTTACAACCTAAACTGGCTAATACAAATGCGTCACGTCCGAGCCCGGCAGTCGCGTCGAGCACTGTCGGACAAGCGCCTTGTTTGAGACCGGCAGCTTTGGCGATTTCCTGACCGCGTCCACCACCAAATTTGCGCCGGTGTGCCACCGCGCCACCAGTAAAATCTACGTGAATACCGCCGAGCTTGGGTTCATCCCGTTTAAAGAGATTAAGCATACCGTCAACCAGTGCCATTTCAAACGGTGAATCGGTCGCATATTGCAGCGGATAGCGTGCCATTAACTCGACGAGCTGAGGCTGCTGTTGGTCAAAGTAAATTGTGGGTTCGGGAGATTTCAAAAGCGTACTCTGGCTTTAAACCGCGTTAGCCACATTATGCCAAAGCCAGCATGTAACAGATACAGCCGCTCGGGTGCTTTTTAGTGCAATGAATCTTATAATGCCGCCCTCAGAAGACTGTTGGAAGCCCTTATGCTCAGCTATCGTCACGGATACCATGCCGGCAACTACGCCGATGTACTGAAACATGCAGTGTTGTTGCAGGCGCTGACCTTATTACAGAAAAAAGATAAAGGACTGGTCTATATCGACACTCATGCGGGGGCGGGTGGCTATAGTCTGAGTGACGAGTTTTCCGAAAAAACCGGAGAATTTCGCGATGGTATTGGTCGTTTGTGGCAACGCGACGATTTACCGGAAAGTCTGCAGCTATATCTCGAGAATGTCCGTCATTTCAATGAAAGCAGTGATGAACTCGGTTTCTATCCTGGTTCGCCAGCGCTGGTGGATATGAATTTGCGCCCCCAGGACAGAATGTTGATCCATGAATTGCATCCTTCGGATCAACAGTTGCTCACAGAGTATTTCGGTAAAGATCCTCAGGTAAAATGTATCGAAGGTGATGGTCTGCATGGGCTACTGGCCGCCGTGCCTCCCAAGGAGCGCCGAGGGCTGGTATTGATTGATCCCAGTTACGAAATTAAAAGTGATTATGAACTGGTGGCAGAAACTCTGATTAAGGCTTATCGCAAATTTGCTACCGGCGTTTATATGTTGTGGTATCCGGTTGTGCATCGTCAGCAGACTGAAGCGATGTTGTCGCGTTTGAGAGAAAGTGGCATTCGACGGCAATTACGCATTGAACAAGCCATCAAGCCTGACAGTGAAGAGTTTGGGATGACTGCCGCCGGATTGTGGATTATTAATCCGCCCTGGCAGTTGGATGAGATTGCCAAGGAGATGTTGGCTACCTTACAGCCTTTGTTGGCCTCAGACGCAGAGCCGGGGAATTATCGCGTTGTCTGGGAAGTCGGCGAGTAGCTTACAGCGCACGATAACGTTGTAGAAGAATCCCCACCCGCTCGACATAGGCTTTAGTTTCCGGGTAAGGCGGAATGCCGTTGTAATTGCTGACCGTCGTGGGACCTGCATTATAGGCGGCGCACGCCAGTGAGATATTGCCATTAAACCGCTGTAACATCTGTGCCAAATAACGACTGCCAGCATCAATATTTTCTGGCGCAGAGAAAGCGTTAGCGACGCCAAGCGCTTTAGCGGTTTTGGGCATCAGTTGCATCAAGCCTATGGCACCCGTACGGGATTCGGCGGCGCTATTAAATGCCGACTCGGCATGGATTACGGCGCGGATCAGTGCTGGGTCTAATTGGTAGGCTTTAGCCGCTTTAGCGATTTCGGTTTTGTAGCTGCTGCGAAATAGCGGGGTGGTGCGCCAGTTAATGGTCGAGCTCGGATTACAGGCATAACAGTCAAACAGCAATACTTCATAATTGTCGTTGCTGGGGATGCGATCACTGAACACCGTGATGCCATCATGGGAGGAACGATAGACTTTTTCCTGCTGCAATTGCTGACTAGTACCCTGCGCCGAGTAATGGGCAATAATCTTACGTTTTGGCGGGTTTGTTTCCGCATGCACGAGCGTAATTACCAGCAAGGTAGCGACAAAAATCAGCAGGTGCTTCAACGTTAGGCTCCGTTATTGCGCTCAAAGTGCCTTCATCTTAGCAAATGTTATTCAAATGTATCGATACGCATCATACAAACAGTTTAATTAATGATTAAATATCAAACATTTTTATAATTATCCGCTTAAAAAACCGCACAAAAATATTAAGATAACTATCATTTTTAACATTTTGTTTTCATATTTAGGTCACGATATCTTATTTCTATCATTTAAGTGCTGTTGAGTTTCATAATTGTCTGAAAATTTTGATAAAAATATATTATTTTAGTGTGTTTAATGTGCTGATATTAAAATTATCATTAACAATTCTTAGTTAAAACCGTAGGCATAAATGTAAAAAACTGGTGTTTTTATTATTCTCATGCGTTTGGCTTAACTTTTCTGGACTCACTGTTCAGCTTTTATTCAGTCTTTTAGGTTTAAATTGAATCGGTACATGGTTTAGGCGAAAGCGATTAGTTCAATAGTTTGCCTTTTCAGACCCTCTCCGGGTCTTTTTTTTGCCTGATTTTCAGCCTGAGGGCAATCAGCGCCGCCATGTAATCCCCAATAAAGCCCATAAAAAATGTATGGTCCGCCTCGTTGTTGCAAGAATAAAATTCAATAACGAGGTGGGTCTGCGCTAATGTATTCGGAGTCTCTGTTGGAAGCTCTCGCCTACCGCTCCACGATGAGTTCCGCGCCGGAATATCCTCAAAAAAGCTAAAGCATTTTACTGCTGTTTTTTATGTCAGGTTTTACCCCGGTGGTACTACCGTTTTCGTCATCTTCACTCTATTCATGCAAACTCAGGTTGCAGCTTTGCTGCGTTAAATTGCGCTTTTGTTCTTAACACTGACCACACGATGCGCGCCAGTTTGTTTGCCAACGCCACACACGCCACATTGAATGGCTTGGTTGCCCTGAGCTTTATCAGCCATTCGCCAAACACCGCGCCCGTCTTCTCGGGTCTCGATAAAATCGCTCTTGCACCGTGAATGAGTAACGTGCGTAGATGCTTGTTACCACGTTTGCTTATCCCGAGTAATCGGGGCTTACCTCCGGTGGAGTGTTGATGAGGCACCAAGCCTAACCAGGCAGCTAAATTTCGGCCATTACTGAATTGCTTTGCTGAACCTAGTTCCGTTACACACTAACTGGCCGTGATATCTCCAATCCCCGGAATGGATTTCAGCAATTGTGCATCTTCATGTTGTGCCAAATGGTGTTGCAGCTTCACCTCTTGCTCACTTATCCGGGCTGACAGATAGTCGTAATAGTCATGGAGCCCTTTCAACTCTGTCATCAACATCTCTGGTAAAGGTTGGGCATGCTCATCCAGCCACTGAAATAACCGCTTCATCACGCTGTGGCCTTTAGGAAAACTTATCCCAAACTCCAGCAGTAACGCGCCCACCCGGGACATACAAGCCGTACGTTCTTTGATATAGCCCTGACGTACACGATGGATAGCCGAAATTATCTGCGCTTCCTCGGATTTCACTTCCACAAAGCGCATCGATGGCCGTCCGGCAGCTTCAGCTATCGCATCGGCATCAATAAAATCATTCTTGTTGCCTTTGACGTACGGCTTTACATACTGCGGTGGGATGAGTTTGACGTGATGCTCAAACTGCTGACAAAGACGCCCGAGCCAATGAGCACCACCACAAGCTTCAAAGGCGATAGTGGTAGATGGTAGTTGCTGAAGAAAAACAATGAGTTGTTTACGGGAAAGCTTCTTACGCACAACCGTTTTACCTGCACGGTCATGGCCTACAAGATGAAAGTTTGACTTGCCTAAATCGATACCAAGTACTTGAATAAACAGGATGGTCTACCTCCTGTCTAGCCTAATCTCAGCATAGTCGCTGAGAAGGGAGGCGGACCATCACATTAAGCCACCCGATAAGAGTGGCCTTTTTTACTAGTAAGTTGCTACTGGTCAGTTCCCGATTCTTCTCGTTTGCTGAACAGCCGCTCAACGACGACGAAAAATACCGGAATGAAGAAGATACCCAAGAAGGTTGAACTCATCATCCCCCCTAAGACACCTGTGCCAATGGCGTGCTGACTACCGGAACCTGCGCCATTGCTGACGGTTAACGGTACCACCCCAAGGCCGAAAGCCAGGGATGTCATCAGAATAGGCCGAAGCCTCACGCGAACGGCATGCAGTGTTGCTTCGATTAAGCCGGCACCTTTCTCATAGAAGTCTTTGGCGAATTCCACAATAAGAATCGCGTTCTTAGTGGCTAGCCCCACAGTAGTCAACAGACCGACTTGGAAGAACACGTCGTTAGACAATCCTCGGCCATTCATTGCCAGGAGTGCACCGATTACTCCTAGTGGTACCACCAAGATCACCGCGATGGGTACTGACCAGCTTTCATACAAGGCTGCCAATACCAGGAACACCACCAACAGTGACAGGGCATATAAGCCAGGTGCCTGGTTACCGGAGAGTTGTTCC
This portion of the Shewanella yunxiaonensis genome encodes:
- the modA gene encoding molybdate ABC transporter substrate-binding protein, producing the protein MKSLVRVLLASALGLVLSFGVSAKEKLTVFAAASLTNALTDIGQNFDKAHGSETVFSFASSSTLARQIAEGAPAELFLSANQKWMDYLVDNKAVDSSSRVTLLHNALVLIAPKTSAAKDVTISASWDLKAAVADSRLAVGDPDHVPAGRYAKQSLENLGLWPQAEPLLARANNVRAALALVERGEAQLGIVYATDALISKDVKTLGVFPESSHKPISYPLALVSSKPSATAKAFYDYLQTDAAKAVFVKYGFVIK
- the modB gene encoding molybdate ABC transporter permease subunit, with protein sequence MALLTEYEVAALLLSLKVSLTAVCCSLPAGILIAWVLARFDFPGKSLLDGVIHLPLVLPPVVVGYLLLISMGRSGWLGHWLYETFGISFAFSWRGAALAAAVVSFPLMVRAIRQAFEAVDTRLEQAARTLGAGRLRVFFTISLPLTAPGIVSGMVLAFARSLGEFGSTITFVSNIPGETRTLPLAMYSFIETPGAEAQAGRLCVIAIIISLLSLVASQWLGKKAQQRAHGQC
- the modC gene encoding molybdenum ABC transporter ATP-binding protein ModC, giving the protein MLTIKVKRQLGETLLDVDVALPLQGVSAVFGRSGAGKTSLVNILGGLAAPDSGEVRLGERWLYHSGKHINLRPEQRNAGFVFQDARLFPHYRVRGNLNYGRKGNKSVAQFDAVVQLLGLEHLLERYPTSLSGGEKQRVAIGRALLTNPEILLMDEPLASLDLPRKRELLPYLQRLTRELKLPIVYVSHSLDEILQLADYMLVIDKGKTVISGPLETVWDSDELRPWLSQQEQSSLLLATVAETHADYAMTRLQLDNGASLWVSQTHREPGERIRVRVHSNQVSVCTTMPVGSSIRNILPVTVAQINTTANSDYVQLRLSLSNMPLWANITRWSLDELALKPGTELFAQIKGVSLTEADIAHS
- the ompR gene encoding osmolarity response regulator transcription factor OmpR; protein product: MGQETSKILVVDDDMRLRALLERYLVEQGFQVRSAANAEQMDRLLERENFHLLVLDLMLPGEDGLSICRRLRQQGSVLPIVMLTAKGDEVDRIIGLELGADDYLPKPFNPRELLARIKAVMRRQTQDIPGAPSQQEELVEFGEFSLNLATREMYHNDESIALTSGEFAVLKVLVTHPREPLSRDKLMNLARGRDYSALERSIDVQVSRLRRLIEKDPANPRYIQTVWGLGYVFVPDGAQRK
- the envZ gene encoding two-component system sensor histidine kinase EnvZ, coding for MKLRWWQRLLPRSAFSQTVMLIGCLLLINQLVSYLTVTVYFIKPSYQQINQLIARQINLLFADGVDIGREHLTMVDALNAKVHSDEMQVYNQQQARAAGIEHTTYYGFLSSQMSQYLGGDAEVRISQHDRGLQIWIRPPQAPSVWIKVPLNSWNENALSPLNLYLLVIGALSVAGGWWFARQQNRPLRRLQKAAVAVSRGDFPEPLPLTGSSEIIEVTSTFNQMAQSMRQLEQDRALLMAGISHDLRTPLTRIRLASEMMAPEDAYLQEGIIKDIEDMDAIINQFIAYIRQDQQAHEPAQINQLIEDLVQLEGKRTEGIEMVLSPDCPVININVIAIKRVLANLVENARRYGNGWIRISSGWDRDWVRFCVEDNGPGILPEQVKTLFQPFTQGDSARGSVGSGLGLAIIKRIIERHQGQIILDNRREGGLRATIRLPRD
- a CDS encoding peroxiredoxin → MITQGQRLPEGKLSELTAEGVVEHQIRELFAKKKVVMFAVPGAFTPTCSNAHLPGFVALADEIKAKGVDLIICLAVNDAFVMKAWGETQNATEIMMAADGDAAFTTALGLHFDTGHFGGIRSRRYAMIVDDGVVTLLNVDEPKVFKVSDARTILAAL
- a CDS encoding DUF2937 family protein; translation: MLKMLRDYLRLLLFFTGTLAGLQVPGFVDQYGKSLQAHLAEAKQQLAGFQQDADRYFGGNLEQLIAHYAASPDPIFSAGGNNVSTMAQRQYVLQDAWQRFNKAIYTPYTEILLHPLPDIRQEVWQHYSHNVLLKPDAMAFGLVSGLLLAMLTEALLSLIWLLCRLPFRRRLSA
- a CDS encoding class I SAM-dependent methyltransferase, with the protein product MARYPLQYATDSPFEMALVDGMLNLFKRDEPKLGGIHVDFTGGAVAHRRKFGGGRGQEIAKAAGLKQGACPTVLDATAGLGRDAFVLASLGCKVWMIERHPVVAALLADGLRRAYADAEIGEWMQQRMQLLPWGTTLMSEALPQLAIEVVYLDPMYPHRDKSALVKKEMRVFQQLVGADDDAAQLLEPALALASKRVVVKRPDYAEDLAGKVPTLVMACKKNRFDVYVKAAMI
- a CDS encoding 23S rRNA (adenine(2030)-N(6))-methyltransferase RlmJ — its product is MLSYRHGYHAGNYADVLKHAVLLQALTLLQKKDKGLVYIDTHAGAGGYSLSDEFSEKTGEFRDGIGRLWQRDDLPESLQLYLENVRHFNESSDELGFYPGSPALVDMNLRPQDRMLIHELHPSDQQLLTEYFGKDPQVKCIEGDGLHGLLAAVPPKERRGLVLIDPSYEIKSDYELVAETLIKAYRKFATGVYMLWYPVVHRQQTEAMLSRLRESGIRRQLRIEQAIKPDSEEFGMTAAGLWIINPPWQLDEIAKEMLATLQPLLASDAEPGNYRVVWEVGE
- a CDS encoding lytic transglycosylase domain-containing protein; translated protein: MLIFVATLLVITLVHAETNPPKRKIIAHYSAQGTSQQLQQEKVYRSSHDGITVFSDRIPSNDNYEVLLFDCYACNPSSTINWRTTPLFRSSYKTEIAKAAKAYQLDPALIRAVIHAESAFNSAAESRTGAIGLMQLMPKTAKALGVANAFSAPENIDAGSRYLAQMLQRFNGNISLACAAYNAGPTTVSNYNGIPPYPETKAYVERVGILLQRYRAL